A DNA window from Flavisolibacter ginsenosidimutans contains the following coding sequences:
- a CDS encoding helix-turn-helix domain-containing protein, which yields MEHFNPTMVTLAREARGYTQQDLAERINTQKAFISKIEHGELGVSEIILDSISKATSYPLNFFFQPGTILPMNLSYRKRKKVPAKVITPIEAKFNIVRNNIQFLTRSLNKQAPLIPTFKVTEENTPNLIAKQFRQCLGLQKPVIDNLTKVLEDQGIIISCFEFGSERVDSRSILTDDQFPIMFLNKSHLGDRLRFSLAFQLGHLVMHTYSPVPADREISHEANLFAAELLMPEEAIKEDFKDGVTLPLLAQLKRKWKVSMISLLYRADDLGLLTPNQKRYLVQQFNQAKIRRREPVELDVAKEQPKLIHQMVVEYCNQESLSLPQFTQVLALELEDYLELYC from the coding sequence ATGGAACACTTTAATCCGACAATGGTGACGTTGGCAAGAGAGGCAAGAGGATATACCCAACAAGACTTGGCAGAAAGAATCAATACCCAAAAGGCATTCATCTCTAAGATTGAGCATGGGGAGCTTGGGGTAAGTGAAATTATCTTGGATTCCATTTCAAAGGCAACATCTTACCCCTTGAACTTTTTCTTTCAGCCTGGAACGATATTACCAATGAACCTTTCTTACCGCAAGCGAAAGAAGGTTCCTGCAAAAGTCATTACGCCAATAGAAGCAAAGTTCAACATCGTTCGCAACAACATTCAGTTCTTAACCCGTTCGCTGAACAAACAAGCGCCGTTGATTCCTACGTTTAAGGTTACAGAAGAAAACACGCCTAACCTTATTGCGAAACAGTTTCGCCAGTGCCTCGGTTTGCAAAAGCCGGTGATTGACAACTTGACGAAGGTCTTGGAAGATCAGGGCATCATCATTAGCTGCTTCGAGTTTGGTTCAGAGCGGGTAGATAGCCGCAGCATCCTAACCGATGACCAGTTTCCCATCATGTTTTTAAACAAAAGCCATTTGGGTGACAGGCTAAGGTTCTCACTTGCCTTTCAATTAGGTCATTTAGTAATGCACACATATTCACCGGTTCCCGCTGATAGGGAAATCAGCCATGAGGCCAATTTATTTGCCGCTGAACTCTTAATGCCCGAAGAAGCTATCAAAGAAGATTTCAAAGATGGTGTGACGCTTCCGCTATTGGCGCAGTTAAAACGCAAGTGGAAAGTGTCTATGATTTCACTTCTCTATCGTGCAGACGATTTAGGATTACTCACCCCCAACCAAAAACGCTACCTCGTTCAACAATTTAACCAGGCCAAAATCAGACGCCGTGAGCCGGTGGAGCTGGATGTTGCAAAAGAACAACCGAAGCTCATTCATCAAATGGTGGTAGAGTATTGCAACCAGGAAAGCCTAAGCCTTCCGCAGTTCACGCAAGTCTTGGCCTTGGAGCTTGAAGATTATTTGGAACTATACTGCTAA
- a CDS encoding annexin translates to MKNSSAYEHDDFTLKEKLTYGIVGLVVLSGTFLLGRSVVRGARSTSEQKKTYEDGNAASFAQQLKMAFENDNYFGWGTDEEGIRDVIRKVPSKDYFKQVINSYQKLYARSLMGDLKEELAASEYNEMLAIIAGKPDKITGNYSPIVTSQQYLAWAKRLKAAFDITYWFVPGTDEPAIKAVFMEIPTQADFQKVAAAYLKEYGNELMSDLKSELEFWEIGSMMDIINNKPKV, encoded by the coding sequence ATGAAAAACAGTTCCGCTTACGAACACGACGATTTTACACTCAAAGAAAAACTAACCTATGGCATTGTAGGTCTGGTTGTTCTAAGCGGAACTTTTCTTCTTGGCCGAAGTGTAGTAAGGGGCGCAAGGTCAACCAGCGAACAAAAGAAGACCTATGAGGACGGCAATGCTGCCTCGTTTGCGCAACAGCTAAAGATGGCTTTCGAAAACGATAACTATTTCGGATGGGGAACAGACGAGGAAGGAATAAGAGACGTGATTCGCAAAGTACCAAGCAAGGATTATTTCAAGCAAGTCATTAACTCGTATCAAAAGCTATACGCAAGAAGCTTGATGGGAGACCTAAAAGAAGAACTAGCAGCCTCCGAATACAATGAGATGCTCGCCATCATTGCCGGTAAGCCGGATAAGATAACCGGCAACTACTCGCCCATCGTAACAAGCCAACAGTATTTAGCCTGGGCCAAACGACTAAAGGCAGCCTTTGATATTACCTATTGGTTTGTTCCAGGTACGGACGAACCTGCCATCAAAGCTGTGTTTATGGAAATACCAACCCAAGCCGATTTTCAAAAAGTAGCCGCTGCCTATCTCAAAGAATACGGTAACGAATTAATGAGCGATCTAAAAAGTGAATTGGAATTCTGGGAGATTGGTTCCATGATGGACATTATCAACAATAAACCGAAAGTATAA
- a CDS encoding IS3 family transposase — protein sequence MQELCELFGKTRQAFYEGGWRKEKQSMEAALVLKQVALIRRELPKVGTRKLQYLLKDFFVQHHIKMGRDALFSLLMEEGLLVKKRKRKVSTTNSRHRFRKYPNLVRELELVRSEQVWVSDITYIALPKSFCYLSLITDAYSKKIVGYNLEDTLETEGCLKALAMALSTRSKTSKQGLIHHSDRGIQYCSTAYVQLLLASHVAISMTEKSDPYENAVAERINGILKEEFNLSRTFQNIHQANSVVGESITLYNSKRPHSSIGYLTPDKAHTENVGLTKHWKTYRKNAINGNKEG from the coding sequence CTGCAGGAGCTGTGCGAACTGTTTGGTAAAACACGGCAGGCATTTTACGAAGGCGGCTGGCGAAAAGAAAAACAGTCAATGGAGGCTGCGTTGGTGCTTAAGCAGGTGGCCTTGATTCGACGAGAGTTGCCGAAAGTTGGCACCCGCAAACTTCAGTACTTACTCAAAGACTTTTTTGTTCAGCATCACATCAAAATGGGCCGGGATGCGCTCTTTTCTCTTTTAATGGAAGAGGGCTTACTCGTCAAAAAACGAAAGCGAAAAGTAAGCACCACCAACTCCCGGCACCGCTTTCGAAAGTATCCGAACCTGGTGCGGGAACTGGAGCTGGTACGCTCAGAACAAGTTTGGGTGAGCGACATTACTTATATCGCCTTGCCGAAAAGTTTCTGTTATCTATCGCTGATTACGGATGCTTATTCCAAAAAGATCGTGGGTTATAATCTGGAAGACACACTGGAAACAGAAGGTTGTTTAAAAGCACTTGCGATGGCGCTGAGCACACGATCTAAAACATCAAAGCAAGGATTAATCCACCACTCTGACCGGGGCATCCAGTATTGCAGCACTGCGTATGTGCAGCTTCTTTTAGCGTCGCATGTCGCTATCTCGATGACGGAGAAAAGCGACCCCTATGAGAATGCAGTAGCCGAAAGGATCAACGGCATTTTAAAAGAGGAATTTAACTTGAGTAGAACCTTCCAAAATATCCACCAGGCAAATAGTGTCGTAGGGGAAAGCATCACACTTTACAACAGCAAACGACCACACAGTAGCATTGGCTATCTGACGCCAGACAAAGCACACACAGAAAACGTTGGCTTAACAAAACACTGGAAAACCTACCGGAAAAATGCAATCAATGGAAACAAAGAAGGGTAA
- a CDS encoding peptidoglycan recognition protein family protein: MKRHIKYIIVHSTATFDPKVSQFYGDFHFVVERGGEIKKIHPEATILKNVVAADNEAIHIAYAGGRNKSGNLGDTRTPVQEESLFNKLIALSVKYPSARIMGHEEFEAATGCPGFNVKEWLKHYEPEIAVA; encoded by the coding sequence ATGAAACGACACATCAAGTACATCATTGTACACTCAACCGCTACGTTTGATCCAAAGGTTTCTCAATTCTACGGCGATTTTCATTTTGTAGTGGAACGTGGCGGGGAAATAAAGAAAATTCACCCGGAAGCCACAATTCTCAAAAATGTAGTTGCTGCCGATAACGAAGCCATTCATATTGCTTATGCAGGGGGGCGCAACAAATCAGGAAACTTGGGTGACACTCGAACGCCGGTTCAGGAAGAATCCCTGTTCAACAAGCTCATTGCCCTTTCAGTGAAATATCCAAGTGCCCGCATTATGGGGCACGAAGAATTCGAAGCCGCAACTGGTTGCCCTGGCTTCAATGTAAAGGAATGGCTAAAACACTACGAGCCCGAAATAGCGGTTGCCTAA
- a CDS encoding peptidoglycan-binding domain-containing protein gives MTRTKKPSTAKAPSKRKARKKKIIITTLAVGATGIIGYFGWQYFKKKRGTTHDDLDSIISNMNQPIVTTPVLPSIKPKTKTKTTYTNTATDERNDDFPLKKGSKGENVRRLQEALVTKYGKQTLPKYGADGDFGSELTAALKKLGLPASITESTLNVIAQGTTVNPATVGKELYSAANAKDYTKAISLLKKMKNTDDYTAANNVFKQERISGVRQTIVNGLLNVFSTDAQKQAIKFEFLRMGLQFDGSKWSLSGLDGLPIVTLLPTSVWINATESVKVPARMVLGNEVSKRLDYTLFENGGKHFLVQTKTVKYL, from the coding sequence ATGACAAGAACAAAGAAACCTTCCACTGCGAAAGCGCCGTCCAAGCGCAAGGCAAGGAAGAAAAAGATAATCATCACAACATTGGCTGTCGGAGCTACTGGCATCATCGGCTATTTCGGCTGGCAATACTTCAAAAAGAAAAGAGGAACAACGCATGATGATTTGGATTCGATCATAAGCAACATGAATCAACCCATCGTCACAACGCCTGTGTTGCCGTCAATAAAGCCAAAGACGAAAACCAAAACGACTTATACCAATACGGCGACCGATGAACGAAACGATGACTTTCCTTTGAAGAAAGGTAGCAAGGGTGAAAATGTAAGGCGGTTGCAAGAGGCTCTCGTTACGAAGTATGGCAAACAAACGCTTCCAAAATATGGAGCAGATGGCGACTTTGGTTCAGAGCTGACGGCTGCCCTAAAAAAACTTGGGCTTCCTGCATCCATTACGGAAAGCACATTGAATGTTATTGCGCAAGGCACGACTGTCAATCCTGCTACCGTTGGTAAGGAGTTATACAGCGCCGCCAATGCAAAGGACTACACAAAAGCTATCTCCTTGCTGAAGAAGATGAAAAACACCGATGACTACACGGCTGCGAACAATGTCTTTAAACAAGAGCGAATAAGTGGTGTGCGGCAAACAATAGTTAACGGTCTACTCAATGTTTTCTCCACTGACGCACAAAAGCAAGCTATCAAGTTTGAGTTCCTGCGTATGGGACTTCAGTTCGATGGCAGCAAATGGAGTTTATCAGGTCTTGATGGCTTGCCCATTGTTACTCTGCTACCTACTTCTGTTTGGATCAATGCCACTGAAAGCGTAAAAGTTCCGGCCCGTATGGTGCTTGGCAATGAGGTCAGCAAACGCCTTGACTACACACTTTTTGAAAATGGAGGTAAGCATTTTCTCGTGCAAACCAAAACTGTAAAATATCTCTAA
- a CDS encoding DUF4248 domain-containing protein produces the protein MSTTKRIVEIRSYSIGELSKLYDQSVKTMNRWLKPHGSVIGQRHGRYYTVKQIEQIFELLGLPKDYDEAA, from the coding sequence ATGAGTACGACGAAAAGAATTGTGGAGATACGGAGTTACAGCATTGGCGAGTTGTCCAAGCTATATGACCAAAGCGTAAAAACAATGAACCGTTGGCTGAAGCCTCATGGAAGCGTTATCGGGCAACGGCATGGGAGATACTATACCGTGAAGCAGATCGAGCAAATTTTTGAGTTATTGGGTTTGCCGAAGGATTATGATGAAGCGGCGTGA
- a CDS encoding JAB domain-containing protein, whose amino-acid sequence MTNQQMMYPTTPEIVLGNLPEIQIPELQVSYNRSSGKFLSGVISSSSDVATFIRTSIGLNEVELQEQFIVLYLSQSNNVIGYYKHSKGAINATVADIRIILGTALKCACIAMIVAHNHPSGNLKPSRADEQITQRLKESAALMDIKLLDHLIITKDSFLSFADQGLLGLQGLGALINGQESFVQAVLKSLVDGQRHNKTSIEKLAAFFGITDKTEVKELTELAIVTRARTLAHSEDTTAEKYHSICRLYESQVNLSHRTSQSILLQQYSTPAPIGYIAGFFCGLQDASISVFEPSAGNGLLTIAANPFQCTVNEIDPVRRRNLETQGFGLVMNQDATKTFRGLEKKFDAVITNPPFGKMDAEVMYDTFPIKPLEHVMALTALNCMKDDGKAAIIIGGHTSWDEKGRVQAGKNRIFFNYLYSRYNVIDVINIDGHKLYSRQGTSFDVRLILIRGRKDKPFGAAPIYNSEKDKEVKTFDELFERVMDAIENSQPMKTFTDLESEALELQRLFGGSDLGAPYEPASEACIVLNTQVPDSMAFETRQAIVAIKKEVGGDIDNFVRHRLKYKSKTELCKVLSAEQIDAVAMAIYNIEARGQGMIIGDQTGIGKGRVAAAMIRYAVVQGHKPVFLTEKANLFSDIYRDLSAIGSAQFKPFIVNTKESKTDIKDEDGNIIYQAPPVTEQNRIIADRAIPANYDFVVATYSQFNSPEKKPEKPHFLQAIAEGNIFIMDEAHNSSGSSNTGEFLQKVIAGTKGVVFLSATFAKRPDNMPIYAMKTSIADCNMSKDDLVDAITRGGVALQEILSSQLVAEGQMVRRERSFEGVEVNYLTLDDKAEEHRAIADNITDILRDIIAFQGTYVDEQIEELDKIAVAEGKEVELREGTSQAGVDSQPYFSKVFQVINQMLFSLKADAVADRTIQRLKEGKKPVIAFASTMGSFIEGMENEHGMLVTDGDTINADFTEVLKRGLDGILRYSEKDVDGNSIHKKFELSELPQEARAEYNRICNKIKNASTGITISPIDAIIKRLKEAGYSVAEVTGRKFELQLNTNTGKGLVLSRKRINTNDAFRQFNNNEVDVLMINQSGSTGASAHAIPTAKVPKDQVRQRVMIVLQAELDINTEVQKRGRINRTGQILKPIYDYVTSAIPAEKRLMMMLQKKLKSLDANTASNQKQSNKILDVPDFLNKYGDKIVKDYLLENKDVNALLDDPLRLEDSKADSGSREGNILEDAAHKVSGRVAVLSTKMQADFYNDISERYSDYADYLKQVGEYDLEVEAMNLEAETVGRKVIKMGKGSDSAFGDDSNLETVRANVLKKPFSKTELENLIQESLKGVEPKTLRAELIQQFTHFNEKALEAELEDIEAKYKDLILNIPNEKAMLKIQAKQGEGAYLMACAERRKELETARETKKEQTKRVFENRKQYLMKMFNFFYVGRSLNYPIETYQGGNELVPGIFLGFTIEGKKKNPYAPSAIKLRFAIANSSKYLAIPASYSEDVMAIIGASVDVGQPSMSDMLSRWEEYTKQNNVDRRIRHIITGNLLQAFSDFKGKLVSYTTDGGETKKGILMPENWNPTEQVQDKVVVPILKALPLIKSLTQNGHIATNSGLSFFRTREHYKLIVAASRTKGGDLYLDKQLLTLVENNNFEKTSDKMVAMLPERNIDKAVELLQMNHSLSVTIQSYQLKDLKNDGMRFKNRKPILVPDEEKEEPVNNILLLELEAEALALELELLAA is encoded by the coding sequence ATGACCAACCAACAGATGATGTATCCAACAACACCAGAAATAGTACTTGGTAACCTCCCGGAAATTCAAATTCCCGAACTACAGGTCTCTTATAACCGTAGTTCGGGAAAATTTCTGTCGGGTGTTATATCCTCGTCATCCGACGTGGCGACTTTTATTCGCACTTCAATCGGATTAAATGAAGTAGAGCTGCAAGAGCAGTTTATCGTGCTTTATCTAAGCCAGTCAAATAATGTAATAGGTTATTATAAGCACTCCAAGGGAGCTATTAATGCAACAGTTGCTGATATAAGAATCATTTTAGGCACGGCTCTCAAATGTGCTTGCATTGCAATGATCGTAGCACATAACCATCCTTCAGGCAATCTAAAGCCAAGCAGAGCAGATGAACAAATAACGCAACGATTGAAAGAAAGTGCGGCTCTGATGGATATTAAATTGCTTGACCACTTAATCATCACAAAGGATAGTTTTCTTTCTTTTGCTGACCAGGGGCTATTAGGGCTTCAAGGTTTAGGTGCTCTTATAAACGGGCAGGAAAGTTTTGTACAGGCAGTATTAAAAAGTTTAGTTGATGGCCAACGACATAATAAAACTTCGATTGAGAAACTAGCTGCCTTTTTTGGCATTACAGATAAAACAGAAGTTAAAGAACTAACCGAGCTTGCTATTGTAACCAGAGCAAGGACACTTGCACACAGCGAAGATACAACAGCCGAAAAATACCACTCTATTTGCCGCCTTTACGAATCACAAGTAAACCTATCGCACCGCACTTCTCAATCCATACTCCTCCAACAGTATTCTACACCTGCTCCAATCGGATATATAGCCGGCTTTTTCTGCGGATTGCAGGATGCCAGCATTTCAGTATTTGAACCATCTGCAGGCAATGGATTACTGACGATTGCTGCCAACCCTTTTCAATGTACTGTCAACGAAATTGACCCAGTACGAAGAAGGAATTTAGAGACACAAGGCTTCGGACTTGTAATGAACCAAGATGCAACTAAAACATTTAGAGGACTAGAAAAAAAGTTTGATGCTGTCATTACCAATCCACCTTTCGGCAAGATGGACGCAGAAGTGATGTATGATACCTTTCCGATAAAGCCATTGGAGCATGTGATGGCGCTAACAGCACTCAACTGCATGAAAGACGATGGAAAGGCAGCGATCATCATCGGTGGGCATACATCCTGGGACGAAAAGGGAAGAGTTCAGGCAGGAAAGAACCGCATCTTTTTTAACTACCTATATAGCCGCTACAATGTTATCGATGTAATCAACATTGACGGTCACAAACTATACTCACGTCAAGGGACTTCGTTTGACGTTCGTTTGATTTTAATAAGAGGCAGAAAGGATAAACCTTTTGGCGCTGCGCCCATTTACAATTCGGAAAAAGACAAAGAGGTAAAAACCTTTGATGAACTCTTTGAAAGAGTAATGGATGCAATAGAAAACTCCCAACCTATGAAAACATTTACTGACCTGGAAAGTGAAGCCCTTGAGCTGCAACGGTTATTTGGTGGAAGTGATTTAGGCGCACCCTATGAACCTGCTTCAGAGGCTTGTATAGTGTTGAATACGCAAGTCCCAGACAGTATGGCCTTTGAAACAAGGCAAGCAATTGTGGCCATCAAAAAAGAAGTGGGCGGCGACATAGACAATTTTGTTCGGCACAGATTAAAATATAAAAGCAAAACAGAACTGTGTAAAGTGTTATCCGCTGAACAAATAGACGCGGTTGCAATGGCTATTTACAATATAGAAGCAAGAGGCCAGGGAATGATAATCGGTGACCAGACTGGTATTGGAAAAGGAAGGGTTGCTGCTGCCATGATTCGATATGCTGTTGTGCAAGGACACAAGCCTGTTTTCCTCACCGAAAAAGCAAACCTGTTCTCCGACATCTACCGTGATTTATCAGCCATTGGATCTGCACAATTCAAGCCCTTTATCGTCAACACTAAAGAATCCAAGACAGACATTAAAGACGAAGACGGAAATATTATTTATCAAGCACCTCCTGTCACAGAGCAGAATAGAATCATAGCAGATAGAGCGATTCCTGCTAACTATGATTTTGTAGTGGCTACTTACTCACAGTTCAACTCACCGGAAAAGAAGCCGGAGAAGCCGCATTTTTTGCAAGCGATTGCCGAAGGCAATATTTTCATTATGGACGAAGCGCACAACTCAAGCGGTTCTTCTAATACGGGGGAATTTTTGCAAAAGGTGATTGCAGGAACAAAAGGCGTTGTGTTCTTATCAGCCACCTTCGCCAAGCGGCCCGACAACATGCCTATCTACGCCATGAAGACTTCTATTGCGGATTGCAACATGAGCAAAGATGACTTGGTGGATGCCATTACAAGAGGCGGTGTAGCCCTCCAGGAAATTCTTTCTTCTCAGCTTGTGGCCGAAGGACAAATGGTGAGGCGTGAACGCAGCTTTGAAGGTGTAGAAGTAAATTACCTCACCCTTGACGACAAAGCAGAAGAACACAGGGCCATTGCTGATAACATCACGGACATACTTCGGGACATTATTGCTTTTCAAGGAACCTATGTTGATGAACAAATTGAGGAGTTAGACAAGATAGCAGTAGCCGAAGGAAAAGAAGTGGAACTCAGGGAAGGCACATCACAAGCTGGTGTAGATAGCCAACCCTATTTCTCTAAAGTCTTCCAGGTTATTAACCAAATGCTTTTTTCGCTGAAAGCTGACGCTGTTGCCGACCGAACCATTCAACGATTAAAGGAAGGAAAGAAGCCTGTGATTGCCTTTGCTTCCACAATGGGCAGCTTTATCGAAGGCATGGAGAACGAACACGGAATGCTGGTCACTGATGGTGATACGATCAATGCTGATTTCACCGAAGTCTTAAAACGAGGATTAGACGGCATTCTTCGCTATTCTGAAAAAGACGTGGATGGAAACAGCATTCACAAGAAGTTTGAGCTATCCGAACTACCACAAGAAGCACGAGCCGAATACAACCGCATTTGTAACAAGATTAAAAACGCTTCAACCGGCATTACCATTTCTCCTATTGATGCCATTATTAAAAGGTTGAAAGAGGCAGGTTATTCAGTGGCAGAAGTCACCGGACGGAAGTTTGAACTGCAACTCAATACCAACACAGGAAAGGGCTTAGTCTTGTCCCGCAAGCGAATAAACACAAATGATGCCTTTCGCCAGTTCAACAACAACGAAGTAGATGTGCTGATGATTAATCAATCCGGAAGCACGGGTGCATCCGCACATGCCATCCCAACAGCCAAAGTTCCCAAAGACCAAGTACGCCAAAGAGTAATGATTGTACTGCAAGCAGAACTCGATATTAATACGGAAGTACAAAAGAGAGGCCGCATTAATCGCACAGGCCAAATCCTAAAACCAATCTACGATTATGTGACTTCGGCGATTCCTGCCGAGAAGCGGCTCATGATGATGCTGCAAAAAAAGCTGAAGTCACTCGACGCTAATACTGCCTCCAATCAAAAGCAATCCAACAAGATTTTGGACGTACCAGACTTCCTAAATAAATACGGTGATAAGATTGTAAAGGATTATCTGCTAGAGAACAAAGATGTCAATGCTTTGCTTGATGATCCGTTGAGGTTGGAAGATAGCAAAGCCGATAGCGGTTCTAGGGAAGGTAACATCTTAGAAGATGCAGCACACAAGGTGTCTGGCCGTGTTGCGGTTCTTTCGACCAAAATGCAAGCTGACTTCTACAACGATATTTCAGAAAGATACAGCGACTATGCAGACTACCTAAAACAGGTAGGCGAATACGACTTAGAAGTAGAGGCCATGAACCTCGAAGCTGAAACTGTTGGAAGGAAAGTAATTAAGATGGGCAAAGGTTCGGATAGTGCCTTTGGTGATGATAGCAATTTGGAAACTGTTCGTGCCAACGTGCTGAAAAAACCATTTAGCAAAACAGAACTGGAAAACTTAATACAAGAATCACTGAAAGGCGTTGAACCGAAAACGCTCCGAGCAGAACTCATCCAGCAGTTCACCCACTTTAACGAAAAAGCGCTGGAAGCCGAATTGGAGGACATTGAGGCTAAGTACAAAGACCTTATCCTTAACATTCCGAACGAAAAGGCCATGCTCAAAATCCAGGCGAAGCAGGGCGAAGGCGCTTACCTGATGGCCTGTGCGGAAAGGCGTAAGGAATTGGAAACGGCCAGAGAAACAAAGAAGGAACAAACAAAAAGAGTATTTGAGAACCGTAAGCAGTATCTGATGAAGATGTTCAACTTCTTCTATGTTGGCAGAAGCCTGAACTATCCAATCGAAACCTATCAGGGCGGCAACGAGCTGGTGCCCGGTATTTTCTTAGGATTTACCATTGAGGGTAAAAAGAAAAACCCTTATGCACCTTCGGCTATTAAGCTCCGGTTTGCAATTGCTAACAGTTCAAAGTATCTGGCTATCCCTGCTTCATATTCGGAAGACGTAATGGCGATTATTGGCGCAAGCGTTGACGTAGGCCAACCCTCTATGAGCGACATGCTCAGTAGATGGGAAGAATACACAAAACAAAACAACGTGGACCGCAGAATACGGCACATCATCACAGGCAATTTGCTTCAAGCCTTTTCGGACTTCAAGGGGAAATTGGTGAGTTATACAACCGATGGAGGAGAGACAAAGAAAGGAATCCTCATGCCGGAGAACTGGAACCCTACCGAGCAAGTGCAAGACAAGGTGGTTGTTCCAATTCTCAAAGCATTGCCCTTAATTAAATCCCTTACACAGAACGGACACATTGCGACCAATAGTGGTCTTTCGTTTTTCCGTACACGGGAACATTATAAACTAATTGTTGCGGCATCACGTACAAAAGGTGGTGACCTATATTTAGACAAGCAGTTACTGACACTTGTTGAGAACAATAACTTTGAAAAGACCTCGGACAAAATGGTGGCCATGCTACCGGAAAGGAACATTGACAAAGCCGTTGAGTTGCTGCAGATGAATCATTCGCTTTCTGTTACTATCCAATCCTATCAACTCAAAGACCTGAAAAATGATGGTATGCGATTTAAGAACCGCAAGCCAATCCTTGTGCCTGATGAAGAAAAAGAAGAACCCGTAAACAACATTTTGCTTCTGGAACTGGAAGCCGAAGCCCTTGCCCTGGAACTTGAATTACTTGCCGCTTAA
- a CDS encoding glycoside hydrolase family 24 protein, producing the protein MVAAAVMTSALLFLLKKKMDKTEIAYKNIRAFLIMIQYAEGTYGKDGYKRLYGGGSFNDFAKHPNSKQTKWGITSTAAGAYQILSKTWNEIQPKLGLPDFSPASQDKAAIELIRRRKALDDVYAGRFAQAIAKCRKEWASLPGAGYGQNEKNVQNLLAVIKVAGGMTA; encoded by the coding sequence ATGGTAGCTGCCGCAGTAATGACTTCGGCGCTACTGTTCCTTCTCAAAAAGAAAATGGACAAGACGGAAATAGCCTATAAAAACATTCGTGCCTTCTTGATTATGATACAATACGCTGAAGGCACTTACGGCAAGGATGGTTACAAACGATTGTATGGTGGTGGTAGTTTCAATGACTTTGCCAAACATCCGAATAGTAAGCAAACAAAATGGGGCATTACCAGCACCGCTGCCGGGGCCTATCAAATTCTTTCAAAGACCTGGAACGAGATACAACCCAAACTCGGCCTGCCCGACTTTAGCCCGGCAAGTCAAGATAAAGCAGCCATTGAGCTAATTCGCCGTCGCAAGGCATTGGATGATGTGTATGCCGGACGGTTTGCGCAAGCCATTGCCAAATGCCGTAAAGAATGGGCTTCGCTTCCGGGAGCCGGTTACGGCCAAAACGAGAAAAACGTGCAAAACCTGCTTGCGGTTATCAAAGTAGCAGGTGGAATGACTGCTTAA